In one window of Anthonomus grandis grandis chromosome 11, icAntGran1.3, whole genome shotgun sequence DNA:
- the LOC126741934 gene encoding uncharacterized protein LOC126741934: MPDAKSGRNRSTKATSTDFNRTNIDTENSIISETESEWKCPGLRRDVQTIIDIMGPPLCPTFNYNTSSEADNEESVFSNSKISSEKCKGKSSNEEDSSEKTDTTSEAPSKLETDTNISTAADINTTTQSATLDGFVDSKMSFPYVENFCTMTPYGAEMCPPPLIPANVCINSECLCPQVASILHGDGGGLPVNYSNNNFRFEKKMPQVGVHSSSTNLKLTNDLKDAKSSVINWFKSKVQNSKIWEDSCANGNTNEYYKMNVKKKRGCYNSPPRRVVFELVSSPQKEMNVCNSEEVCIEELPAVKESKHKKNLKNESLQIKNTQQNNILPIKKPVSDDRVTRKPVEKTTYSDAAGTTRVDVYYFDHGSFKHYETTDAPPHVTSDGLAEKTEKHTTRFWAEIFGAMHIGFSFVTSFILQFFRFILYSIVRPLTIGFVQLASDYFFKPFLATMFNAILQPLLIFIYNILSTLRDICDPISEGLGYFIREIAVLIRSFRIVEVYQENCKCTTSSKENICEKKSKKNSRCIG, encoded by the exons ATGCCCGATGCAAAGTCTGGACGGAACAGAAGCACCAAAGCGACTTCTACTGATTTTAACAGAACTAATATAGATACTGAAAACTCTATAATTTcgg aaACTGAAAGTGAATGGAAATGCCCTGGATTAAGGCGAGATGTTCAAACAATTATCGACATTATGGGTCCGCCATTATGTCCCACCTTCAACTACAACACAAGCAGCGAAGCTGATAATGAAGAATctgttttttcaaattcaaagaTATCTTCG gaAAAATGTAAAGGAAAGAGTTCTAATGAGGAAGATTCAAGTGAAAAAACGGATACCACATCCGAAGCTCCATCTAAACTAGAGACCGATACAAACATCTCCACAGCTGCAGATATCAATACTACAACACAATCTGCAACGTTAGACGGATTTGTTGATTCTAAGATGAGTTTTCCTTATGTGGAAAACTTTTGTACCATGACTCCGTATGGTGCTGAAATGTGCCCTCCACCACTAATACCCGCTAATGTTTGCATCAATTCAGAATGTTTGTGTCCACAAGTTGCTAGTATTCTGCATGGAGACGGTGGTGGATTGCCTGTTaattattcgaataataattttaggtttgagaaaaaaatgcctCAAGTAGGAGTTCATTCTAGTAGTACTAATTTAA agtTAACTAACGATTTAAAAGACGCCAAGTCATCTGTAATCAATTGGTTTAAATCAAAAGTtcaaaattcgaaaatttgggAGGATAGTTGCGCAAATGGTAACACaaatgaatattataaaatgaacGTAAAAAAGAAGAGAGGCTGTTATAACAGTCCGCCAAgg aggGTTGTGTTTGAATTGGTCTCATCTCCACAAAAGGAAATGAATGTTTGTAACAGTGAAGAAGTATGTATAGAAGAATTACCAGCAGTAAAAGAATCCAAgcacaagaaaaatttaaaaaacgaaagCTTGCAAATAAAGAATACGcagcaaaataatattttacctaTTAAAAAGCCAGTATCTGACGATCGAGTAACCAGAAAACCAGTAGAAAAAACTACGTATTCAGATGCGGCAGGTACTACCAGGGTTgatgtatattattttgatcATGGATCTTTTAA GCATTATGAAACAACAGACGCTCCTCCACATGTGACTTCGGATGGGTTAgcagaaaaaactgaaaaacacaCAACACGATTTTGGGCGGAAATATTCGGTGCAATGCATATAGGATTCTCTTTTGTTACTTCCTTCATCTTACAATTTTTTAg gtttataTTATATAGTATAGTCCGTCCCTTAACTATAGGATTTGTCCAACTAGCTTCAGATTACTTCTTCAAGCCATTCCTTGCAACTATGTTTAATGCAATATTACAGCCacttcttatttttatatataatatattatcaaCTTTGCGAGATATTTGCGATCCAATAAGCGAAGGATTGGGATATTTTATAAGAGAAATCGCCGTATTAATTAGGTCGTTTAGAATTGTAGaagtttatcaagaaaattgtaaatgtaCTACTAGTAGTAAGGAAAatatatgtgaaaaaaaatcgaaaaaaaattcCAGATGTATAggctaa
- the LOC126742448 gene encoding piggyBac transposable element-derived protein 3-like translates to MEPNFVRGFSLQDALEIAYSDNIDEIFIEPPDPDVLTDVDSGDEDGSGFIDKLSGRQLRGQAEVKLLDNTRVGGCSSDDLSRSLGSLRASPKHRSPSPSQNKAPSITQITVDVEDFDWVQGDLPPNHQIFPTCDFKPYQHLSPVELLELFIHDDIIHMMIEETSRYALFKNCPHPKVSVGEMKCYIGILIISGYIDLPGKRFYWDSNNDMRNELVYMSMRRDRFLQISRFIHFADNCKPELSDKVWKMRPLMDKIKENFLAYFEPEEHLCYDESMIRYFGKHSCKQFIRGKPVRFGYKMWYMNTASGYLINFEMYQGNNPRRSPEYELLFGKASVPMVQMLKEVERDPNFTVSTDDLEDGENELLNFEDSGSEYDPKEVDESESEKSDSVDSEEQELEEPEEEERNEQKGRPKKGRPIKYQK, encoded by the exons ATGGAGCCAAACTTTGT gagGGGTTTCTCACTTCAAGATGCCCTAGAGATTGCCTATAGTGATAATATAgacgaaatatttattgaacCACCCGATCCGGACGTTCTGACAGACGTAGACTCCGGGGATGAAGATGGTAGTGgatttattgacaaattatCTGGCAGACAACTTAGAGGTCAAGCCGAAGTAAAACTCCTAGACAACACCAGAGTTGGTGGGTGCAGTTCTGATGATTTGTCGCGAAGTCTTGGATCACTTCGTGCTTCACCAAAACATAGGTCTCCTTCGCCATCACAAAACAAAGCACCTTCGATAACACAAATTACTGTTGATGTAGAGGACTTTGACTGGGTCCAAGGAGATTTGCCACCAAATCACCAAATTTTTCCAACATGTGACTTCAAGCCATATCAACATTTGAGTCCCGTGGAATTATTAGAATTGTTTATCCATGACGACATCATACATATGATGATCGAGGAAACGTCCAGGTATGCCTTATTCAAAAACTGTCCGCACCCTAAAGTATCTGTAGGAGAAATGAAATGCTACATTGGCATTCTTATTATTAGTGGGTATATTGATTTACCAGGAAAAAGGTTTTACTGGGACTCAAATAATGACATGAGAAATGAACTGGTTTACATGTCTATGCGCAGGGACCGGTTTTTGCAAATTTCGCGTTTTATTCACTTCGCTGATAATTGTAAACCAGAGCTTTCTGATAAAGTGTGGAAAATGCGTCCACTAATGGACAAGATCAAGGAAAACTTTTTAGCTTATTTTGAGCCTGAAGAGCATCTATGTTACGACGAATCTATGATTCGATACTTCGGAAAACACAGCTGCAAGCAGTTTATTCGAGGTAAGCCAGTTCGTTTCGGCTATAAAATGTGGTATATGAATACGGCTTCCGGTTACCTCATCAACTTTGAAATGTATCAGGGAAATAACCCCCGCCGCTCCCCTGAGTATGAATTATTATTCGGTAAAGCATCAGTGCCCATGGTGCAAATGCTAAAAGAAGTAGAAAGA GATCCCAATTTTACTGTTTCCACTGATGATCTTGAGGATGGAGAAAACGAACTTCTTAACTTTGAAGATTCAGGAAGCGAATATGATCCGAAAGAAGTTGATGAATCTGAATCTGAAAAATCTGACTCTGTAGACTCTGAAGAGCAAGAACTTGAAGAACCAGAAGAAGAAGAACGAAACGAACAAAAGGGCCGGCCAAAAAAAGGAAGACCTATAAAATATCAA AAATAA